Proteins encoded within one genomic window of Spirochaeta cellobiosiphila DSM 17781:
- a CDS encoding nucleobase:cation symporter-2 family protein, which produces MSSTEQRTGDLIFKLNDRPSPGKAFLASLQHLMAIFIGIVTPAIIISGAVGLSMEYSSYLISMSLFVSGIATFIQCRQFGPVGSGLLSIQGTSFTFLSLCISIGLSVKSVGGSEREVLATIFGTALIASPVEMIFSRFIPMLKKIITPLVSGIVVTLIGISLIKTGITDVGGGSWLLNNKPELFASPVNLMLAGIVLTIIIVFNRSKNQWLRMGAIVIGLIVGYVVAACLGIVDFSRISRLSLITLPVPFKFGFGISWPHVLPMTLLYLITTVESMGDLTATSMISGEPVKGEIYMKRISAGILGDGINSALASVFNTFPNTTFSQNNGVIQMTGVASRYVGYWIAGLLAIFGLFPVVGGVISIIPNSVLGGATIIMFGTVAASGIKLIASHIMDRRGVLIIAISFAMGLGVVFVPQILQALPPFFKGVLGSAITTGGLTAIILNVILPKGYRNQLVDDPMKDMV; this is translated from the coding sequence ATGTCTAGCACCGAACAGAGAACCGGGGATTTGATCTTCAAGTTGAATGATAGACCTAGTCCAGGCAAAGCCTTCTTGGCTTCTTTACAGCATTTGATGGCCATCTTTATAGGCATTGTAACTCCGGCTATCATCATCTCCGGAGCAGTAGGGCTTAGTATGGAATATTCTTCCTATTTAATAAGTATGTCTTTATTCGTTTCCGGTATCGCCACATTTATCCAATGTCGCCAATTTGGTCCTGTCGGTTCAGGACTACTAAGCATTCAGGGGACTAGTTTTACCTTTTTATCCCTCTGCATCAGTATTGGTTTATCTGTTAAATCAGTAGGAGGTTCTGAAAGGGAAGTCTTGGCAACCATTTTTGGTACGGCATTGATTGCCTCCCCTGTAGAGATGATCTTCAGCCGGTTCATCCCCATGCTTAAAAAAATCATCACACCCTTAGTGAGCGGTATTGTTGTCACCCTTATAGGTATATCCCTCATTAAGACCGGCATAACAGATGTTGGGGGTGGTTCCTGGTTATTAAATAATAAACCTGAGCTTTTCGCCAGCCCTGTTAACCTCATGCTGGCAGGTATTGTTCTCACCATTATCATTGTTTTCAACAGAAGTAAAAACCAATGGCTTCGAATGGGGGCTATCGTCATTGGTTTAATAGTAGGTTATGTGGTCGCAGCTTGTTTAGGAATAGTGGACTTTAGCAGGATTTCCCGTCTTAGCCTCATTACCCTTCCTGTCCCTTTTAAGTTTGGTTTTGGTATCAGCTGGCCTCATGTCCTTCCTATGACATTGCTTTACTTAATAACAACTGTAGAATCTATGGGAGACTTAACAGCCACTTCCATGATATCCGGAGAACCTGTGAAAGGAGAAATTTACATGAAGAGAATCTCTGCGGGTATCTTAGGTGATGGTATTAATTCTGCATTAGCCTCGGTTTTTAACACTTTTCCTAACACGACATTTAGCCAGAACAATGGTGTGATTCAAATGACTGGAGTCGCTAGCCGTTATGTTGGATATTGGATTGCCGGTTTATTAGCTATCTTTGGATTATTTCCGGTTGTTGGTGGAGTTATTTCTATCATCCCTAATTCCGTATTAGGGGGAGCTACTATTATCATGTTCGGGACGGTAGCCGCTTCTGGAATCAAGTTAATTGCTTCTCATATTATGGACCGACGTGGTGTTTTAATAATAGCCATCTCATTTGCTATGGGACTAGGGGTGGTTTTTGTTCCGCAAATCCTTCAAGCTTTACCACCTTTCTTCAAAGGGGTATTGGGTTCTGCCATTACAACAGGAGGTCTCACGGCTATTATTCTTAATGTCATCCTTCCTAAAGGATATCGCAACCAGCTTGTAGATGATCCGATGAAAGATATGGTCTAG
- a CDS encoding GNAT family N-acetyltransferase — MIKCKDEHKEFLLKHLKESPAFNCFLIGDLENHSLEEDYLDIWVDSLKEPPQVYLLKYFDNYVVSGEGDMAAAYEVLKTQEPRMLSGPQNSVTLLNQYLKSDQFQTLYLAEARSTSVERPKDIHSHLATPEDLDDLFDFQKSIKEFSGSLSKREHYGQDILKGSGRIAFIRDKERIVSTAQISAENSMNGMLIGVATDPHYRKKGYATVNILAICEDMFKEGKSAILFYDNPEAGRLYKKLGFQDIGLWMMGNLSS; from the coding sequence ATGATAAAATGCAAAGACGAACACAAAGAATTTCTATTAAAACATTTAAAAGAATCCCCTGCATTTAACTGTTTCCTCATCGGGGATTTAGAAAACCATTCCCTGGAAGAAGACTATCTTGATATTTGGGTTGATAGTCTAAAAGAACCCCCTCAAGTCTATCTATTGAAGTACTTTGATAATTATGTAGTATCAGGGGAAGGGGATATGGCAGCGGCCTATGAAGTGTTAAAGACACAAGAACCCAGAATGCTATCAGGGCCGCAGAACTCAGTTACTCTCCTCAATCAATACCTTAAATCAGATCAATTTCAAACTCTTTATCTGGCAGAAGCCAGGTCTACATCCGTGGAAAGACCCAAAGATATACATTCTCATTTAGCGACACCAGAGGATTTGGATGACTTATTTGATTTTCAAAAGAGTATCAAAGAGTTTTCTGGATCTTTAAGTAAGCGTGAACACTACGGACAGGATATTCTTAAAGGATCTGGAAGAATTGCTTTCATACGAGATAAGGAACGTATCGTGTCAACAGCACAGATTTCTGCTGAGAACAGTATGAACGGGATGCTCATTGGAGTGGCTACTGATCCCCATTATCGCAAGAAGGGGTATGCAACAGTTAACATACTGGCCATTTGTGAAGACATGTTTAAAGAAGGCAAATCAGCCATACTATTTTATGATAATCCAGAGGCAGGCAGGTTATATAAAAAGCTTGGATTCCAGGATATTGGATTATGGATGATGGGTAACCTATCTTCATAA
- a CDS encoding aldo/keto reductase — MEYVQLNNGVKMPYLGYGVYQVTPEECERCVTDALDVGYRSIDTAQAYRNEEGVGNAVTKSGIAREELFLTTKIWISNGGYDKAKASIEQSLNKLQTSYIDLMLIHQPFNDYYGTYRAMVEAYEQGKIKAIGVSNFHPDRLVDFCKFTDVVPAVNQIETHPFHQQSDAQMYMKKYGVQHESWGPFAEGRKDLFNNPVIKAIGDKYDKTVAQAVLRFLIQKEIVVIPKSTHKERMAENFNVFDFTLTEDDMKTISQLDEKESAFFSHADPKTVEYITGLGAV, encoded by the coding sequence ATGGAATACGTACAATTAAATAATGGGGTGAAGATGCCCTATTTAGGTTATGGGGTTTATCAAGTAACCCCTGAAGAATGTGAAAGATGTGTAACGGACGCCTTAGACGTCGGTTATAGATCCATTGATACCGCTCAGGCTTATCGCAATGAAGAAGGGGTGGGGAATGCTGTCACCAAGAGTGGAATCGCCAGGGAAGAATTATTCTTAACTACTAAAATCTGGATTAGTAATGGGGGATATGATAAAGCGAAAGCTTCCATAGAGCAATCTCTGAATAAGCTACAGACCTCTTATATCGATCTTATGCTAATTCATCAGCCCTTTAATGATTATTATGGAACTTACCGGGCTATGGTCGAAGCTTATGAACAAGGTAAAATCAAAGCCATTGGGGTGAGTAACTTTCATCCAGATAGACTTGTTGATTTTTGCAAGTTCACAGATGTTGTTCCTGCAGTTAACCAAATTGAGACTCACCCTTTTCATCAGCAGAGCGATGCCCAGATGTATATGAAAAAGTACGGCGTTCAACATGAGTCCTGGGGCCCCTTTGCAGAGGGACGGAAGGATTTATTCAACAATCCCGTTATTAAAGCCATTGGGGATAAATACGATAAAACCGTAGCACAGGCTGTCTTGAGATTCCTCATTCAGAAAGAGATCGTCGTCATTCCTAAATCTACTCACAAGGAACGTATGGCTGAAAACTTTAATGTCTTTGATTTTACTCTTACAGAAGATGATATGAAGACCATAAGTCAGCTGGATGAAAAGGAAAGCGCTTTCTTTTCCCATGCAGATCCTAAGACTGTTGAATATATCACAGGTCTTGGTGCTGTCTAA
- a CDS encoding NAD(P)-dependent alcohol dehydrogenase → METITVKAYGTEGQNQPLKDMTIPRRTLGALDIEMDILYCGICHSDLHWINDDFGATTYPIVPGHEIVGRITKVGTDVTDFKIGDKAAIGCIADSCGHCQYCEDDLEMFCEEGATISFNSSDKHLGGVTYGGFAQSYVCDSRYVLHMPEGIDLAAGAPLLCAGITVYSPLRHWKVGPGKVVGILGIGGLGHVAIKIAKAMGAHVVVFTSSPSKVDDTLRLGADQAVLSTDESQMKNFGLPLDMILDTISAKHNINSYLNYLRPDGSIVLVGLPPEALEVGAFSLVHGRRSLSGSNIGGIAETQEMLDFCGENNITADIELINVSQINEAFKRLEKGDVKYRFVIDMSTL, encoded by the coding sequence ATGGAAACAATTACTGTAAAGGCTTATGGAACAGAGGGCCAGAACCAACCTTTAAAAGATATGACCATACCTCGAAGAACCTTGGGGGCTCTGGATATTGAGATGGACATTCTCTATTGTGGAATATGTCATTCTGACCTGCATTGGATCAACGATGATTTTGGTGCTACGACCTATCCCATCGTTCCCGGTCATGAAATCGTAGGACGAATTACCAAAGTCGGGACAGATGTTACTGATTTTAAGATAGGTGATAAAGCGGCTATTGGATGCATTGCCGATTCCTGCGGTCATTGCCAGTACTGTGAAGATGATCTGGAAATGTTTTGTGAAGAAGGGGCTACCATTTCTTTTAATTCCTCTGATAAACACTTAGGGGGCGTTACGTATGGTGGCTTTGCTCAAAGCTATGTCTGTGATTCTCGTTATGTTCTTCATATGCCCGAAGGAATCGATTTGGCTGCTGGTGCTCCCTTATTATGTGCAGGGATAACTGTCTATTCCCCCCTTCGTCATTGGAAGGTGGGACCTGGAAAAGTCGTAGGAATCCTTGGGATTGGTGGTCTAGGTCATGTTGCTATTAAAATAGCGAAAGCTATGGGGGCCCATGTAGTTGTTTTTACAAGCTCTCCTTCAAAAGTAGACGATACCCTGCGTTTAGGCGCGGATCAGGCCGTCTTATCAACAGACGAATCACAGATGAAAAACTTTGGATTACCTTTGGATATGATTTTAGATACCATATCTGCTAAGCATAATATTAATAGTTATTTGAATTATCTTAGACCTGATGGAAGTATCGTACTGGTTGGTCTTCCCCCAGAGGCATTGGAAGTGGGAGCTTTTAGTTTGGTTCATGGACGACGTAGTTTGTCCGGTTCTAATATTGGTGGAATCGCTGAAACTCAAGAGATGCTTGATTTCTGTGGTGAGAATAACATAACGGCAGATATTGAATTAATTAATGTCTCCCAAATCAATGAAGCATTTAAGCGATTAGAGAAGGGTGATGTTAAATATAGATTTGTTATAGATATGTCTACCTTATAA
- a CDS encoding aldo/keto reductase — MQKRTLGSSGLEVSAIGLGCMRMSFGDKPIGTKQEMVTLIHQAIDRGVTFFDTAEVYGPYTNEELLGEALAPYKDKVVIATKFGFDLYPDARPGWRGFNSRPDRIRQVAEESLKRLKVEALDLFYQHRVDPDVPIEEVAGTVKDLITEGKVKHFGLSEAPVEAIRKAHSIQSVTAIQSEYSMWLRDRENDVLPLCEELGIGFVPYSPLGRGFLTGKINENTEFDSSDIRSHNPRFTKEAIQANQNFVFFLEELAKSKGVTPAQIAIAWLLAQKPWIVPIPGSRRLDRLEENLGASDVQFTKEELQNTAKALSTIPVMGDRY, encoded by the coding sequence ATGCAAAAACGAACACTAGGTTCATCAGGTTTAGAAGTATCCGCCATAGGCTTAGGCTGTATGCGTATGTCCTTTGGAGATAAACCTATTGGGACCAAACAAGAGATGGTCACATTAATTCATCAAGCTATCGATAGAGGGGTTACCTTTTTTGATACAGCTGAAGTTTATGGTCCCTATACTAATGAAGAACTGCTTGGAGAAGCTCTGGCTCCCTATAAAGACAAAGTTGTGATAGCGACTAAATTTGGTTTTGACCTCTATCCTGATGCCAGACCTGGTTGGCGGGGTTTTAATAGCCGACCAGACAGAATACGCCAGGTAGCAGAAGAATCGCTAAAACGATTAAAAGTCGAAGCTCTCGATTTATTTTATCAACATAGAGTTGATCCCGATGTACCTATAGAAGAGGTTGCCGGTACTGTTAAAGATCTTATTACAGAAGGGAAAGTTAAGCATTTTGGCTTATCCGAAGCCCCGGTAGAGGCAATAAGAAAAGCCCATTCTATTCAATCAGTAACCGCCATACAAAGCGAATACTCCATGTGGCTGCGGGATCGTGAAAATGATGTGCTTCCCCTGTGTGAAGAATTAGGTATAGGTTTTGTTCCCTATAGTCCTTTGGGTCGGGGATTTCTGACAGGTAAGATAAACGAAAATACCGAATTTGATAGTTCAGATATTCGCAGCCATAATCCAAGGTTTACCAAAGAAGCGATTCAGGCGAACCAAAACTTTGTTTTCTTTCTTGAAGAATTAGCCAAATCAAAAGGAGTAACACCAGCACAGATCGCCATTGCCTGGTTATTGGCGCAAAAACCCTGGATTGTTCCTATTCCTGGAAGTCGAAGATTAGACCGCTTAGAGGAGAACCTTGGTGCCTCTGATGTTCAATTCACAAAAGAAGAATTACAAAACACAGCTAAAGCATTAAGCACCATACCAGTGATGGGTGACAGATATTAA
- a CDS encoding MerR family transcriptional regulator: MLISDVSEKYNISTDTLRYYERIGLIPHVNRSKSGIRDYTDENLNWVHFAISMRNAGLSIDVLTEYLSLYEQGDSTIERRKNLLLVQRNQLNDRINEMKETLGRLDKKIHNYEKVFIEKEKKLLG, from the coding sequence GTGCTTATTAGTGATGTTAGTGAAAAATACAATATTTCAACTGATACCTTACGTTACTATGAACGTATTGGTTTAATCCCCCATGTGAATCGATCCAAATCAGGTATTCGTGACTATACAGATGAGAACCTTAACTGGGTTCATTTTGCAATAAGCATGCGGAATGCAGGTCTTTCTATTGATGTTTTAACGGAATATCTTAGTCTATATGAACAAGGTGACAGCACCATAGAAAGACGTAAGAATTTATTATTGGTACAAAGAAATCAACTTAATGATCGTATCAATGAGATGAAGGAAACCTTAGGGCGGCTTGATAAAAAGATTCATAATTATGAGAAGGTCTTCATAGAAAAGGAAAAAAAACTGTTAGGATAA
- a CDS encoding putative quinol monooxygenase: MNEEISVCAKFTVKEGAVDTVISKLQKLIDHTRTEEGCIKYDLHQDLANPRSFVFYEVWANKDALKAHGDSDNFKQTMAELQEYTEGPSENTLMKKIS; the protein is encoded by the coding sequence ATGAACGAAGAAATTTCAGTCTGTGCAAAGTTCACAGTAAAAGAGGGCGCTGTAGATACTGTTATCTCAAAACTGCAAAAACTAATTGACCATACAAGAACAGAAGAAGGATGTATTAAATATGATCTTCATCAGGACTTAGCTAATCCTAGATCTTTTGTGTTCTATGAGGTATGGGCTAACAAGGATGCTCTTAAAGCTCATGGTGATAGTGATAACTTTAAACAGACTATGGCAGAACTTCAGGAGTATACAGAAGGGCCTTCAGAAAACACCCTAATGAAAAAAATATCCTAA
- a CDS encoding NADPH-dependent oxidoreductase, which yields MNSTIDTIKNHRSIRSYTDQAVDDKMIDEILAAAQAMPNSINAQQTSVIVVKNLETRKKLAELSGGNPWIVEAPVFLVFIADFYKTDLSVTKNQATQVIHESIEGTVVGAVDAGLNLGGAIVAAESLGLGIVPIGGIRRNPQGVIDLLNLPEKTFPLCGLAIGHPKGSSDKKPRLPMRTFRHDEVYNADILPEAIEEYDEKMEAYYKEIGREQSGNWSKLNARLYQMVYYPEVYPTMVKQGFKNDK from the coding sequence TTGAATAGTACTATTGATACAATTAAAAATCACAGATCTATTAGATCTTATACAGATCAGGCTGTTGATGATAAAATGATTGACGAAATTCTCGCAGCTGCTCAGGCCATGCCTAACTCTATAAATGCTCAGCAGACATCCGTTATTGTTGTTAAAAATCTTGAAACGAGAAAGAAACTAGCTGAACTTTCCGGTGGAAACCCCTGGATCGTAGAAGCGCCTGTTTTTCTTGTATTTATTGCTGACTTCTATAAAACGGATCTAAGTGTAACAAAGAATCAGGCCACTCAAGTCATTCATGAAAGTATAGAAGGTACCGTTGTTGGTGCTGTGGATGCGGGATTAAATCTGGGGGGTGCTATTGTGGCTGCCGAGTCTTTAGGGTTAGGTATTGTTCCCATCGGGGGTATTAGAAGAAATCCTCAAGGTGTTATTGATTTACTTAACCTGCCTGAGAAAACCTTTCCTCTTTGTGGTTTAGCTATAGGACACCCAAAGGGTAGTTCTGATAAAAAACCACGACTTCCTATGAGAACTTTCCGTCATGATGAAGTTTATAATGCAGATATTCTTCCTGAAGCTATCGAAGAGTATGATGAAAAAATGGAAGCTTATTACAAAGAAATTGGCCGTGAACAAAGTGGTAATTGGAGCAAGTTGAATGCAAGACTTTATCAGATGGTTTACTATCCTGAAGTCTATCCTACCATGGTTAAACAAGGCTTTAAGAACGATAAATAA
- a CDS encoding MarR family winged helix-turn-helix transcriptional regulator — MARCLLSKMGDISTKARDYIVNHFSELDLPLPKKHIPLFFLLPKNGELLHFKSIQEEWGISKSSLSDILSRYYGEGYILKEDSLDKRCVEIGLTPKGHDIQAQLLALEEEFVQRMLEGFDPEERELMEQQINRMLSNIKDIT, encoded by the coding sequence TTGGCAAGATGCCTTCTAAGCAAAATGGGTGATATAAGTACTAAAGCGCGTGATTATATTGTTAATCACTTTAGTGAGTTGGATTTACCCTTACCTAAAAAACATATTCCTCTATTTTTTTTACTCCCAAAGAATGGTGAACTCCTTCACTTTAAATCCATACAGGAAGAGTGGGGAATCTCCAAGTCATCCTTGTCTGACATACTAAGCCGCTATTATGGAGAGGGTTATATCCTTAAAGAGGATAGTCTGGATAAACGCTGTGTAGAGATAGGGTTAACCCCTAAGGGGCATGATATCCAGGCCCAATTGCTAGCTCTTGAAGAGGAGTTTGTTCAAAGAATGCTTGAAGGTTTTGATCCAGAGGAACGAGAACTTATGGAACAGCAAATTAACCGTATGCTGTCAAATATTAAAGACATTACTTAA
- a CDS encoding Hsp20/alpha crystallin family protein, producing the protein MRYLVSSNNGLDWSRDVERMMNGLWGNNLSTAKPAVDFIEKDSEYLLVADLPGIDQKDVKLEVKDNLLTFSNIEKEDKTEEKLSYLLRERRSNTLSRSFRLPKDSDQDNIKAELKNGILTINIAKKPEASPKRIAID; encoded by the coding sequence ATGAGATATTTAGTTAGTTCAAACAATGGCTTAGATTGGTCAAGAGATGTTGAAAGAATGATGAACGGGCTATGGGGAAACAACCTCAGCACTGCAAAACCAGCTGTTGACTTCATTGAAAAAGACAGTGAGTATCTATTGGTAGCAGACCTCCCAGGAATCGATCAGAAGGATGTTAAACTTGAGGTCAAAGATAATCTATTGACGTTTTCTAATATAGAAAAAGAAGATAAGACAGAAGAAAAGCTATCTTATCTTCTTAGAGAAAGACGAAGCAACACCCTGTCCAGAAGCTTTAGACTTCCTAAGGACTCTGACCAAGACAATATCAAAGCAGAACTTAAGAATGGAATATTAACAATCAACATTGCTAAAAAACCAGAAGCAAGTCCTAAAAGAATTGCCATTGATTAA
- a CDS encoding glycoside hydrolase family 43 protein, whose amino-acid sequence MKNITNPILPGYYPDPSLCRVGEDYYLVNSTFSYFPGLPLFKSQDLVHWNQIGHVLDRDDQLPLQDAMHSGGLFAPTIRYHEGLFYVICTNVTTGGNFYVTAEDPKGPWSEVYWLEGAEGIDPSLFFDEEGRCWYCGTRAIENQSYSGENEIWLQELDLVKHKLTGPIYSLWRGALRQSVWPEGPHIYKIGDYYYLLISEGGTEMDHALTIARATDLTGPWEGRKSNPFLTHRHLGHRHPFCKIGHGDLFEDHKGQWWLICLGSRQIKGVSPLGRETFLTPIRWEEDWPYPDTVDGLVPANLNHYFEGRVKVGAEPFITFDINKQGLSHEWIGLRNPPTTFYEAHNDNPNLFKLYPSSGYPGDQKQLAFLGCRQTSHNYDLAVSFRLEEVTPGLKGGFMIIQSDENLLLVEQEVSSEELFIHVKEIRKGVEKKLNTLKSKEKETVSLNIKQRGTILDIDWLMGSEKVTLIEQYDTSFMSTEEAGGFVGNVNGLYLSQKDDVNSSHAYLNLLHWSWHIL is encoded by the coding sequence ATGAAAAATATTACTAATCCCATATTGCCAGGTTATTACCCAGATCCATCCCTGTGTCGTGTAGGTGAGGACTACTATCTAGTGAATTCTACCTTCTCCTATTTCCCAGGATTACCCCTTTTTAAGTCTCAAGATCTTGTTCATTGGAATCAGATAGGCCATGTCCTGGATAGGGATGACCAATTACCTCTTCAGGATGCTATGCATTCGGGAGGACTGTTTGCTCCTACCATTCGTTATCATGAAGGTCTCTTTTATGTGATATGTACTAACGTCACTACTGGAGGAAACTTCTACGTAACAGCAGAAGATCCTAAAGGCCCCTGGTCTGAAGTCTATTGGTTAGAAGGTGCAGAAGGTATAGATCCTTCATTGTTCTTCGATGAAGAGGGACGGTGTTGGTATTGTGGGACTAGAGCTATAGAAAATCAGAGCTATTCCGGTGAGAATGAAATTTGGTTACAAGAGCTGGATTTAGTTAAACATAAGCTTACAGGTCCTATCTATTCCTTATGGAGGGGGGCTCTACGTCAGTCTGTTTGGCCAGAAGGCCCTCATATCTATAAAATAGGTGATTATTATTACCTTCTTATATCAGAAGGTGGGACAGAAATGGATCATGCATTAACCATAGCGAGGGCCACTGATCTTACAGGGCCCTGGGAAGGTAGAAAATCAAATCCTTTCTTGACTCACCGTCATTTAGGGCACAGACATCCTTTTTGTAAAATTGGTCATGGTGATCTCTTTGAGGATCATAAAGGACAATGGTGGCTTATTTGTCTAGGATCACGACAAATAAAGGGAGTCAGTCCCCTAGGACGGGAAACCTTTCTGACTCCCATAAGATGGGAAGAGGATTGGCCTTATCCTGATACTGTAGATGGCTTAGTTCCTGCTAATTTGAATCATTATTTTGAAGGAAGAGTAAAAGTTGGGGCTGAGCCTTTCATTACTTTTGACATCAACAAACAAGGATTATCCCATGAATGGATAGGATTACGTAATCCTCCCACCACCTTTTATGAGGCCCATAATGATAATCCTAATCTGTTTAAGCTCTATCCTTCTTCTGGGTATCCTGGAGATCAAAAACAACTTGCTTTTCTAGGCTGCCGACAGACAAGCCACAATTATGATCTTGCCGTATCTTTTCGTTTAGAAGAGGTAACTCCTGGATTGAAAGGTGGATTCATGATCATTCAATCAGATGAAAATCTGTTATTAGTAGAGCAGGAAGTTAGCTCAGAAGAGTTGTTTATTCATGTGAAGGAAATTCGTAAAGGTGTAGAAAAGAAACTCAATACATTAAAGAGTAAAGAGAAGGAAACTGTTTCCCTAAACATAAAACAACGAGGCACCATATTGGATATCGATTGGCTGATGGGTTCTGAAAAAGTAACTCTTATTGAACAATATGATACTAGTTTTATGAGCACTGAAGAAGCGGGAGGCTTTGTGGGGAATGTTAATGGATTATACCTTTCCCAAAAGGATGATGTTAACTCCTCTCATGCTTATCTGAACCTGCTTCATTGGTCATGGCATATTCTATAA
- a CDS encoding GDSL-type esterase/lipase family protein, with the protein MTMRAMERSDDHHREKHDYFLGLSQKENFDIVFFGDSLTRRWEDYPDVWNKYWGTKKALNMGVGGDTLENMLWRIENGELQDLNPSLFILLMGTNNLPLQDNDYIIQGIKYVVMSIHSSCPSARILLQGLYPRSKGEEGQDYMSRITIINEQLKLWSRDPVFYIDPGVNLLNPDATVDYDIMPDGLHLNDKGYDKLAPQLIKAIKEIEL; encoded by the coding sequence ATGACCATGCGAGCTATGGAAAGAAGCGATGATCATCATCGGGAAAAACATGATTATTTCCTGGGTTTAAGTCAGAAGGAAAACTTTGATATTGTCTTTTTTGGAGATTCTCTTACCAGACGTTGGGAAGATTATCCCGATGTTTGGAATAAATATTGGGGTACTAAAAAAGCCTTAAATATGGGAGTAGGTGGTGATACTTTAGAAAATATGCTGTGGCGTATTGAAAATGGTGAGCTACAAGATCTTAATCCTTCTTTATTTATCCTTCTCATGGGAACGAATAACCTTCCTCTTCAGGACAATGATTATATTATTCAAGGAATAAAGTACGTAGTCATGTCCATTCACAGCTCTTGTCCTAGTGCCAGAATACTATTACAAGGCTTGTATCCTAGAAGTAAGGGAGAAGAGGGGCAGGATTATATGTCCCGTATTACTATTATTAATGAGCAATTAAAACTCTGGTCACGGGATCCTGTATTTTATATAGACCCAGGGGTTAATTTACTTAATCCGGATGCTACTGTGGATTATGACATCATGCCCGATGGACTCCACCTAAATGATAAAGGTTATGACAAATTAGCTCCCCAACTAATCAAAGCTATAAAGGAAATAGAATTATGA